Proteins co-encoded in one Coriobacterium glomerans PW2 genomic window:
- the panB gene encoding 3-methyl-2-oxobutanoate hydroxymethyltransferase, translating to MKTTVTTFQQAKDEGRKLAMLTAYDYSTARLMDASGIDAILVGDSLGMTMLGYGDTLSVTMEDMVHHTRAVSRGVSDALVVGDMPYLSYHLSVEQAVENAGRLIKEGGAQAIKLEGGARFAAEIRAIVRASIPVMGHLGLTPQSVNAFGGFKVQGRSEAAAQQILDDARELERAGVFAIVLECIPAALAEVVSKSLSIPTIGIGSGPLCDGQILVYQDMLGMYSDLAPKFVRRFAEVGALMTEGFKAYQAAVRDSSFPAAEHEFKIDDSVIERLR from the coding sequence ATGAAGACCACGGTCACCACATTTCAGCAAGCAAAGGATGAGGGTCGCAAGCTCGCGATGCTCACCGCCTATGATTATTCGACGGCGCGCCTCATGGACGCGTCGGGTATCGATGCGATCCTGGTCGGCGACTCGCTCGGCATGACGATGCTCGGCTACGGTGACACGCTGTCGGTCACCATGGAGGATATGGTCCATCACACCCGTGCGGTCTCGCGCGGGGTTTCCGATGCGCTCGTCGTCGGCGATATGCCCTATCTGTCATACCACCTGTCAGTCGAGCAGGCGGTGGAAAACGCCGGTCGCCTCATCAAGGAGGGCGGTGCCCAGGCGATCAAGCTGGAGGGCGGCGCGCGCTTCGCCGCCGAGATCCGTGCGATCGTGCGGGCTTCCATCCCGGTCATGGGTCATCTGGGGCTCACCCCGCAGTCCGTCAACGCATTCGGGGGATTCAAGGTCCAAGGCAGAAGCGAGGCCGCCGCACAGCAGATTCTGGATGATGCCCGCGAGCTTGAGCGCGCCGGCGTGTTCGCCATCGTTCTCGAATGCATCCCCGCGGCCCTCGCCGAGGTGGTGAGCAAGTCGCTGAGTATCCCCACGATCGGCATCGGCTCCGGACCGCTCTGCGATGGGCAGATTCTCGTCTACCAGGACATGCTGGGAATGTATTCTGATCTCGCACCGAAGTTCGTCAGGCGATTCGCCGAGGTCGGAGCTCTCATGACCGAGGGTTTCAAAGCGTATCAGGCCGCGGTTCGCGACAGCTCGTTTCCCGCAGCCGAACATGAGTTCAAGATCGATGACAGCGTGATCGAGCGGCTGCGTTGA
- a CDS encoding polyribonucleotide nucleotidyltransferase, producing the protein MALVTRTFELYGKTYTLESGELAKQATGAALVKQGDTTALTTVVVSKERKNYDFFPLTVDFNEKLYAVGRIPGGFLKREGRASDKGTLTARMIDRPIRPSFPDGFRNEVQIVVTTLVADQTNPIDVISTMGASLSLTLGGVPFEGPLACVRIGRSGDSGEFIVNPTYEEIEASDLDLVLAGTRDFISMVEAGADEISEQDMLAAMEFGQRAIGAFCDEQLAFVDQWERENGPIQRREYPLDEPVPEVHDRIFTHYDEMAAALADADKLSRVEKVADLKARITAEFTEEERIAWEREIPVNLKKLEKQAMRTMVVETGERVDGRRADEIRPIMVKDAYLPLVHGSGLFQRGQTQVLSVLALGMLNESQRLDTIEPVEGKRYMHQYNFPPFSTGETGRMGAPKRREIGHGHLAERALLPVLPDESEFPYAIRVVSEVLESNGSSSMASTCASCLALMDGGVPIKRPVSGIAMGLIQENGKTVVLSDIQGIEDFLGDMDFKVTGTERGITALQMDNKATGLTFDILRQALEQARAGRAFIRGKMVDVLPEPRSQTRSTAPRIVSVSVPVDKIREVIGSGGKVIRGIQDETGASIDIQEDGTVYVGGTGTSVEDAVERIKLIVHVPEPGEEFTGRVVSVQPFGAFVSLLPGKDGLLHISRVAQGRVDKVEDVLNIGDEVRVRVLEVDDRGKISLDRIGKPEAPASSGGHDDRARRSSSDHERVRSHEDHGHGRPRSTSEHDGDRDRPRRSPGDRGCGVPRRHHER; encoded by the coding sequence ATGGCACTGGTAACACGCACATTTGAGTTGTACGGAAAGACCTACACGCTCGAGTCCGGAGAGCTTGCCAAGCAGGCGACCGGAGCGGCCCTGGTCAAACAGGGTGATACCACCGCGCTTACCACCGTGGTGGTTTCCAAGGAGCGGAAGAACTACGACTTCTTCCCGCTCACGGTTGATTTCAACGAGAAGCTCTACGCCGTCGGACGCATCCCAGGCGGGTTTTTGAAGCGCGAGGGCCGCGCTTCGGACAAGGGCACGCTCACGGCTCGCATGATCGATCGTCCCATCCGTCCGAGTTTTCCCGACGGCTTTCGCAACGAGGTTCAGATCGTGGTGACCACCTTGGTCGCCGACCAGACGAATCCGATCGACGTGATCTCGACCATGGGAGCCTCGCTGTCGCTCACGCTCGGTGGCGTTCCCTTCGAGGGACCATTGGCCTGTGTGCGCATCGGACGCTCCGGCGACAGCGGCGAGTTCATCGTCAATCCCACGTACGAGGAGATCGAGGCATCCGATCTCGATCTCGTCTTGGCGGGCACGCGAGATTTCATCTCGATGGTCGAGGCCGGAGCCGACGAGATCAGCGAGCAGGACATGCTCGCCGCGATGGAGTTCGGTCAGCGCGCCATCGGCGCTTTCTGCGATGAGCAGCTGGCCTTCGTGGATCAGTGGGAGCGTGAGAACGGTCCGATCCAGCGTCGGGAGTATCCGCTTGACGAGCCGGTCCCCGAGGTGCACGACCGCATCTTCACGCACTACGATGAGATGGCCGCAGCACTGGCCGATGCCGACAAGCTGAGCCGCGTCGAGAAGGTCGCCGACCTCAAGGCTCGTATCACCGCCGAATTCACGGAAGAGGAGCGCATCGCCTGGGAGCGCGAGATCCCCGTCAACCTGAAGAAGCTCGAAAAACAGGCTATGCGCACGATGGTCGTTGAAACCGGCGAGCGCGTGGACGGCCGTCGCGCCGATGAGATTCGTCCCATCATGGTAAAGGACGCCTATCTGCCGCTCGTTCACGGATCCGGTCTGTTCCAGCGCGGCCAGACGCAGGTGCTCTCCGTGCTCGCGCTCGGTATGCTGAACGAGTCGCAGCGCTTGGATACCATCGAGCCGGTCGAGGGCAAGCGCTATATGCACCAATACAACTTCCCACCGTTCTCCACAGGCGAGACCGGCCGGATGGGTGCGCCGAAGCGCCGCGAGATCGGCCATGGGCATCTCGCCGAACGGGCGCTTCTGCCGGTTCTTCCCGATGAGTCCGAGTTTCCCTATGCGATCCGCGTCGTCTCCGAGGTGCTCGAATCCAACGGATCGAGTTCGATGGCATCGACGTGCGCGAGCTGTCTGGCCCTCATGGATGGCGGCGTGCCCATCAAGCGACCGGTCTCCGGCATCGCGATGGGGCTCATCCAGGAGAACGGAAAGACCGTCGTGCTCTCCGACATCCAAGGTATCGAGGATTTTCTCGGCGACATGGATTTCAAGGTGACCGGAACCGAGCGCGGCATCACCGCCCTGCAGATGGACAACAAGGCGACCGGCCTCACGTTCGATATTCTTCGTCAGGCGCTCGAACAGGCAAGAGCCGGCCGGGCATTCATTCGCGGCAAGATGGTCGACGTCCTGCCCGAGCCCCGTTCCCAGACCCGTTCCACCGCCCCGCGCATCGTGTCGGTGAGTGTGCCTGTTGACAAGATTCGCGAGGTCATCGGATCAGGCGGCAAGGTCATCCGCGGTATCCAAGATGAGACGGGCGCCTCGATCGACATTCAGGAGGATGGCACCGTCTACGTCGGCGGCACCGGCACCTCTGTCGAGGACGCCGTCGAGCGCATCAAGCTCATCGTGCACGTGCCCGAGCCGGGCGAGGAGTTCACCGGCCGGGTCGTCTCGGTTCAGCCGTTCGGCGCGTTCGTGTCGCTGCTGCCGGGCAAGGACGGTCTGCTGCACATCTCACGGGTGGCGCAGGGTCGCGTGGACAAGGTCGAGGACGTTTTGAACATAGGTGACGAGGTGAGGGTCCGCGTGCTCGAGGTCGACGATCGCGGAAAGATCTCGCTCGACCGCATCGGCAAGCCTGAGGCACCTGCATCATCCGGTGGTCACGACGACCGAGCCCGTCGCAGCTCGAGTGATCACGAACGCGTCCGCAGCCATGAGGATCACGGTCACGGCCGCCCCCGCAGCACCTCTGAGCATGATGGCGATCGCGATCGACCGCGCCGCTCTCCGGGAGATCGCGGTTGCGGTGTGCCGCGCCGTCATCATGAGCGCTGA
- the panC gene encoding pantoate--beta-alanine ligase, with translation MIEIVRTVAEMRARRAAWRRQGLSVGLVPTMGYLHEGHASLIETAAATDDRVIVSVYVNERQFGPGEDLERYPRDIERDLAVCERAGADILFNPESAEMYAADHSTTVHMAGITDELCGRSRPGHFDGVCLVVSKLFNIAEPDRAYFGQKDAQQLLVIRRMVRDLNFNIELIGCPTVREPDGLAKSSRNAYLSDDERSAAPILHRALACGLTLCEQGCRDASRVRRAVSDALAEEPLAQVEYVEVVSTDSVQPVERIDAEVLCAIAVRIGGTRLIDNFMFDPER, from the coding sequence GTGATCGAGATCGTACGTACCGTAGCAGAGATGAGAGCGCGAAGAGCCGCGTGGAGGCGGCAGGGTCTCAGCGTCGGCCTCGTGCCGACGATGGGATATCTGCACGAGGGACACGCCAGCCTGATCGAGACCGCCGCCGCCACCGACGACCGTGTGATCGTGAGCGTCTATGTGAACGAGCGTCAGTTCGGTCCCGGAGAGGATCTGGAGCGCTACCCGCGCGACATCGAGCGCGATCTCGCGGTATGCGAGCGAGCCGGGGCGGACATTCTGTTCAATCCGGAGTCCGCCGAGATGTACGCTGCCGATCACAGCACGACCGTGCATATGGCCGGCATCACCGATGAGCTCTGCGGAAGGAGCCGTCCCGGTCATTTCGATGGGGTCTGTCTCGTCGTGTCCAAGCTGTTCAACATCGCGGAGCCCGATCGCGCTTATTTCGGTCAAAAGGATGCTCAGCAGCTGCTTGTCATCCGCCGCATGGTACGCGATCTCAACTTCAACATCGAGCTGATCGGCTGCCCGACCGTTCGCGAGCCCGATGGGCTCGCGAAGAGCTCGCGCAATGCCTACCTGAGTGACGATGAGCGCTCGGCGGCGCCCATCCTGCACCGAGCGCTCGCGTGCGGGCTCACCTTATGCGAGCAGGGATGCCGCGATGCCTCGCGGGTTCGACGGGCCGTTTCGGATGCGCTCGCCGAGGAGCCGCTGGCGCAAGTTGAGTACGTCGAGGTCGTGAGCACAGATTCCGTGCAGCCGGTCGAGCGCATCGATGCCGAGGTGCTCTGTGCCATCGCGGTGCGCATCGGCGGAACCCGCCTCATCGACAACTTCATGTTCGATCCGGAGCGCTGA
- a CDS encoding Rossmann-like and DUF2520 domain-containing protein, which translates to MIRSAAIAQRGFLVSQSRWLSCVTRYVYGLLRSCGAFSETGSRKAAYHLFVSPAVLGRHLQFVHNEQSASGEIRVKATRLQEAMQTSAGFIGAGRVGTALGRYLVARGVAVSGYASLHRCSAEFAAECTSSRAFGDIGDLCSAADIIFLTVPDEATARVWLQMRRTTDLDGAIVCHCSGCLTSEVFEGAAQEGAHVCSAHPLLAFSDPLCSLASISRAHIALEGDEVAVDALRGLFELAGNPIHRIDAASKVRYHAAAVFASNLVIAPLSVAVRLLGEVGISEPDALSALGPLIEGNAHAFCTSGAAALTGPAERGDTATVAEHLAALDAPTAALYRHLTRMLIDLARVEHPDRDYARLAAIVEEKTS; encoded by the coding sequence ATGATCCGATCCGCAGCGATCGCGCAACGCGGCTTCTTGGTCTCGCAGAGTCGTTGGCTCTCGTGCGTTACGAGGTATGTCTATGGGTTGCTCCGCAGCTGCGGGGCTTTCAGCGAGACGGGATCGAGAAAAGCCGCGTATCATCTGTTTGTTTCTCCTGCTGTTCTTGGCAGGCATCTGCAGTTCGTTCATAATGAGCAATCAGCGAGCGGTGAGATCCGCGTGAAAGCCACGAGGTTGCAAGAGGCGATGCAAACGAGTGCAGGGTTCATAGGGGCTGGCAGGGTCGGCACGGCGCTCGGGCGCTATCTTGTCGCACGCGGTGTCGCGGTGTCCGGCTACGCGAGTCTGCATCGCTGCTCAGCCGAGTTCGCGGCCGAGTGCACCTCCTCGCGCGCCTTTGGGGACATCGGCGATCTCTGCTCGGCAGCCGATATCATCTTTCTGACAGTTCCCGATGAGGCCACCGCGCGCGTATGGCTTCAGATGCGTCGAACCACCGATCTGGACGGCGCGATCGTCTGTCACTGCAGCGGCTGCTTGACCTCGGAGGTCTTCGAGGGTGCCGCCCAGGAAGGCGCTCACGTCTGTTCGGCGCACCCCCTTCTTGCATTCAGCGATCCACTGTGCTCGCTCGCGAGCATCTCGCGCGCCCATATCGCGCTCGAGGGAGACGAGGTGGCAGTCGATGCGCTTCGAGGGCTCTTCGAGCTCGCTGGCAACCCTATCCATCGTATCGATGCGGCGAGCAAGGTGCGCTATCACGCTGCGGCCGTGTTCGCGAGCAACCTTGTCATCGCTCCGCTCAGCGTCGCGGTACGTCTGTTGGGCGAGGTCGGCATCAGCGAGCCGGATGCGCTCTCGGCGCTCGGGCCGCTCATCGAGGGCAACGCGCACGCATTCTGCACCTCGGGTGCCGCCGCGCTCACCGGTCCCGCCGAACGCGGCGACACCGCGACGGTGGCCGAGCACCTGGCTGCACTCGATGCTCCGACCGCTGCGCTGTATCGTCATCTGACCCGCATGCTCATCGATCTCGCCCGTGTTGAGCACCCTGATCGCGACTACGCGCGATTGGCAGCCATCGTAGAGGAGAAGACTTCATGA
- the panD gene encoding aspartate 1-decarboxylase, whose protein sequence is MRLTMLNGKIHRATITQAELDYVGSITLDPVLLEAAGILEYEAVQVVDLMNGSRLETYVIAGAPGSGVVCLNGAAARLVSPGDKVIIMSYCSVDAREARTHRPRVVFVDDRNRITETMRYELHGEIR, encoded by the coding sequence ATGCGTCTCACGATGCTCAACGGCAAAATCCATCGAGCGACGATCACACAGGCCGAGCTCGATTACGTGGGCAGCATCACGCTTGATCCGGTGCTGCTCGAGGCTGCCGGCATCTTGGAGTACGAGGCCGTGCAAGTCGTCGATCTCATGAACGGAAGCCGACTGGAGACCTATGTCATCGCCGGCGCGCCAGGCAGCGGGGTGGTCTGTCTGAACGGGGCTGCAGCCAGGCTCGTCTCTCCTGGCGACAAGGTGATCATCATGAGCTACTGCTCCGTTGACGCGAGGGAGGCGCGCACTCATCGTCCGCGCGTCGTATTTGTCGACGATAGGAATCGCATCACGGAAACGATGCGCTACGAGCTGCACGGCGAGATCAGATAG